From the Manis javanica isolate MJ-LG chromosome 11, MJ_LKY, whole genome shotgun sequence genome, one window contains:
- the LOC108389463 gene encoding olfactory receptor 5B2-like translates to MMGNQTEMTHFILLGLTSAPELQVPLFIMFTLIYLVNVVGNLGMILLILMDSRLHTPMYFFLSNLSLVDLGYSTAVTPTVMAGFLTVDNVISYNACAAQMFFFAVFATVENFLLATMAYDRCAAVCRPLHYATTMTTTVCACLILGCYICGFLNASIHVGGTFHLSFCVSNVVHHFFCDVPAVMALSCSNRHVTELVLFYVASFNTLLAVLVIIISYILIFITILKMLSSAGYQKALSTCASHFTAVSIFYGTIIFMYLQPSSRHSMDTDKVASVFYAMIIPMLNPMVYSLRNNKVKSAFIKVVLDGKLSLGL, encoded by the coding sequence ATGATGGGCAACCAGACAGAAATGACACATTTCATCCTTCTTGGACTAACCAGTGCCCCAGAACTGCAGGTTCCCCTCTTTATAATGTTCACCCTCATTTACCTCGTCAATGTAGTCGGAAACCTGGGGATGATCCTGTTGATTCTCATGGATTCTCGTCTCCACACTCCCATGTATTTTTTCCTCAGTAACCTGTCTCTGGTGGACTTAGGCTACTCTACAGCTGTCACTCCCACAGTCATGGCTGGGTTCCTTACAGTAGACAACGTCATCTCCTACAATGCATGTGCTGCTCAGATGTTCTTTTTTGCAGTATTTGCCACTGTGGAAAATTTCCTTTTAGCCacaatggcctatgaccgctgtGCAGCAGTGTGCAGACCCTTACATTACGCCACCACCATGACGACaactgtgtgtgcatgtctgaTCCTAGGCTGCTACATCTGTGGCTTCCTGAATGCCTCCATCCATGTGGGGGGCACTTTCCACCTCTCTTTCTGTGTGTCCAATGTGGTCCATCACTTTTTCTGTGATGTTCCAGCAGTCATGGCTCTGTCTTGCTCAAATAGACACGTGACTGAGTTAGTTCTTTTTTATGTAGCCAGCTTCAACACTTTATTGGCTGTCCTGGTAATCATCATATCCTATATACTCATATTTATCACCATCCTAAAGATGCTCTCGTCTGCAGGATACCAGAAGGCTTTATCCACCTGTGCCTCTCACTTCACTGCTGTCTCCATCTTCTATGGGACGATCATCTTCATGTACTTACAGCCCAGCTCCAGACATTCCATGGACACAGACAAGGTAGCATCTGTGTTCTATGCTATGATCATCCCCATGCTGAACCCTATGGTTTACAGCCTCCGGAACAACAAGGTCAAGAGTGCATTCATTAAGGTGGTTTTGGATGGAAAATTGTCTTTAGGATTGTGA
- the LOC118968087 gene encoding olfactory receptor 5B3-like, with protein MKNRTEVTQFILLGLTNDPELQVPLFIVFTLIYLITLIGNLGIIVLILLDPRLHTPMYVFLSNLSLVDFCYSSAVTPKVMAGLLTGDKVISYSACAAQMFFFVAFATVENYLLASMAYDRYAAVCKPLHYTTTMTTGVCACLATGSYVCGFLNASIHIGDTFSLSFCVSNVVHHFFCDVPAVMVLSCSDRHVSELVLFYLVSFNIFFALLVILISYIFIFLTILKMHSSAGYQKALSTCASHFTAVSIFYGTAIFMYLQPSSSHSMDTDKMASVFYAMIIPMLNPVVYSLRNKEVKTAFRKVVLDTKLFLEL; from the coding sequence ATGAAGAACAGGACAGAAGTGACACAGTTCATCCTGCTGGGACTCACCAATGACCCAGAACTGCAGGTCCCCCTCTTTATAGTGTTCACGCTTATCTACCTCATCACTCTGATTGGGAATTTGGGGATCATTGTGTTGATCCTGCTGGACCCTCGTCTCCACACTCCCATGTACGTGTTCCTCAGTAACCTGTCTCTGGTGGACTTTTGTTACTCTTCAGCTGTCACTCCCAAGGTCATGGCTGGGCTTCTTACAGGGGACAAGGTCATCTCCTACAGTGCATGTGCAGCCCAGATGTTCTTTTTTGTAGCTTTCGCCACTGTGGAAAATTACCTCTTGGCCtcaatggcctatgaccgctatgcagCAGTGTGCAAACCCTTACATTACACCACCACCATGACCacaggtgtgtgtgcatgtctggcCACAGGCTCTTATGTCTGTGGTTTCCTGAATGCGTCCATCCACATTGGAGACACCTTCAGCCTCTCTTTCTGTGTGTCCAATGTGGTCCATCACTTTTTCTGTGATGTTCCAGCAGTCATGGTTCTCTCTTGCTCTGATAGACATGTGAGTGAgctggttcttttttatttagtcAGCTTCAACATTTTCTTTGCTCTCCTGGTTATCTTGATATCCTACATATTCATATTTCTCACCATCCTAAAGATGCACTCATCTGCAGGATACCAGAAGGCTTTATCCACCTGTGCCTCTCACTTCACTGCTGTCTCCATCTTCTATGGAACTGCTATCTTCATGTACTTACagcccagctccagccattcCATGGACACAGACAAGATGGCATCTGTGTTCTACGCTATGATCATTCCCATGCTGAACCCTGTGGTCTACAGCCTCCGGAACAAGGAGGTCAAGACTGCATTCAGGAAGGTGGTCTTGGATACAAAACTGTTTTTAGAATTGTGA
- the LOC140844129 gene encoding olfactory receptor 5B3-like: MKNRTEVTQFILLGLTNDPELQVPLFIVFTLIYLITLIGNLGIIVLILLDPRLHTPMYVFLSNLSLVDFCYSSAVTPKVMAGLLTGDKVISYSACAAQMFFFGAFGTVENYLLASMAYDRYAAVCKPLHYTTTMTTGVCACLSTGSYVCGFLNSSIHIGDIFSLSFCMSNVVHHFFCDIPAVIVLSCSDRHVSELVLFYLVSFNIFFALLVILISYIFIFITILKMHSSAGYQKALSTCASHFIAVSIFYGTVIFMYLQPSSSHSMDADKMASVFYAMIIPMLNPVVYSLRNKEVKNAFIKVVLEAKLSLGLGF, translated from the coding sequence ATGAAGAACAGGACAGAAGTGACACAGTTCATCCTGCTGGGACTCACCAATGACCCAGAACTGCAGGTCCCCCTCTTTATAGTGTTCACACTCATCTACCTCATCACTCTGATTGGGAATTTGGGGATCATTGTGTTGATCCTGCTGGACCCTCGTCTCCACACTCCCATGTACGTGTTCCTCAGTAACCTGTCTCTGGTGGACTTTTGTTACTCTTCAGCTGTCACTCCCAAGGTCATGGCTGGGCTTCTTACAGGGGACAAGGTCATCTCCTACAGTGCATGTGCAGCCCAGATGTTCTTTTTTGGAGCTTTCGGCACTGTGGAAAATTACCTCTTGGCCtcaatggcctatgaccgctatgcgGCAGTGTGCAAACCCTTACATTACACCACCACCATGACCacaggtgtgtgtgcatgtctgtccaCAGGCTCTTATGTCTGTGGTTTCCTGAATTCCTCCATCCACATTGGAGACATCTTCAGCCTCTCTTTCTGTATGTCCAATGTGGTCCATCACTTTTTCTGTGATATTCCAGCAGTCATAGTTCTCTCTTGCTCCGATAGACATGTGAGTGAgctggttcttttttatttagtcagcttcaacatcttctttGCTCTCCTGGTTATATTGATATCCTACATATTCATATTTATCACGATCCTAAAGATGCACTCATCTGCAGGATACCAGAAGGCTTTATCCACCTGTGCCTCTCACTTCATTGCCGTCTCCATCTTCTATGGAACTGTTATCTTCATGTACTTACagcccagctccagccattcCATGGACGCAGACAAGATGGCATCTGTGTTCTATGCTATGATCATCCCCATGCTGAACCCTGTGGTCTATAGCCTCCGGAACAAGGAGGTCAAGAATGCATTCATCAAGGTGGTTTTGGAGGCCAAATTGTCTTTAGGATTGGGATTTTAA